In Halobacteriovorax sp. HLS, the following are encoded in one genomic region:
- the glmU gene encoding bifunctional UDP-N-acetylglucosamine diphosphorylase/glucosamine-1-phosphate N-acetyltransferase GlmU, whose protein sequence is MKTKLGTVILSAGAGTRMKMKLPKPLAPFMGRCLVDFPIEEGLKLNKAIGESYKVSLVTGHGSDLVKDYVTSSYPEEEFGFAYQEEQLGTAHALKCYFDQVSFAKDCEYTLVLCADTPLINMASLETLYKELITNDLDGVAATFLEETPKGYGRIIRSKEGGFHIVEEKDADDIQRKVNEVNSGMYVLKTKFILDHLYSIGSTNKAGEFYLTDLFKDDYKVKPVLFEDKMPFAGVNDLHQLERSEQAMRRRIVFNLREKGVRFIDSRHTYIDTENIGAGSVIYPNVHIDHKSCIGEGVTLEAGSIIIDSTIEDEVILKAYSHLEGAILRKSSVVGPYARMRPGADIGSESKIGNFVEIKKSVLSRGVKVSHLSYVGDAEIGDQTNIGCGFITCNYDGANKHKTEIGENCFIGSDSQTVAPVKIGDNCFVASSSTITNNMPDGSFAISRTKQSTKEGMAKRFLKSK, encoded by the coding sequence ATGAAGACAAAATTAGGCACGGTAATTCTTTCCGCAGGAGCTGGAACTAGAATGAAGATGAAACTTCCAAAGCCTCTCGCTCCTTTTATGGGTAGATGTTTAGTCGATTTCCCTATTGAAGAAGGACTCAAGCTTAATAAAGCAATTGGTGAATCTTATAAGGTTAGCTTAGTAACTGGACATGGCAGCGATCTTGTAAAAGATTACGTAACTTCTAGTTACCCGGAAGAAGAGTTTGGTTTCGCTTATCAAGAAGAACAGTTAGGCACAGCACATGCTTTGAAGTGCTACTTCGATCAGGTTAGCTTTGCAAAAGACTGTGAGTATACACTGGTTCTCTGTGCAGACACTCCACTTATTAATATGGCTTCATTAGAAACTCTTTATAAAGAGCTAATAACTAATGATTTAGATGGAGTCGCAGCAACCTTCTTGGAGGAAACACCTAAGGGGTACGGAAGAATTATTCGCTCCAAAGAAGGAGGCTTTCATATAGTCGAGGAGAAAGATGCTGATGATATTCAAAGAAAAGTTAATGAAGTCAATTCTGGAATGTATGTTTTAAAAACAAAGTTCATTTTAGATCACTTGTATTCAATCGGCTCGACTAATAAGGCCGGAGAATTTTATCTAACGGATCTTTTTAAAGATGATTATAAAGTAAAGCCTGTTCTCTTCGAAGATAAAATGCCATTTGCTGGTGTAAATGATCTTCATCAGCTCGAAAGATCAGAGCAGGCAATGAGAAGAAGAATTGTTTTTAATTTAAGAGAAAAGGGTGTTCGGTTTATTGACTCAAGACATACGTATATTGATACAGAAAATATTGGAGCAGGAAGCGTAATTTATCCTAATGTTCATATTGATCATAAAAGTTGCATTGGTGAAGGAGTAACACTTGAAGCGGGCTCTATCATTATTGATTCAACAATCGAGGATGAAGTAATTCTAAAAGCATATAGTCACTTAGAGGGGGCAATCTTAAGAAAGAGTTCTGTGGTTGGACCTTATGCTAGGATGAGGCCAGGTGCGGATATTGGTAGTGAGTCTAAGATTGGGAACTTTGTAGAGATTAAAAAGTCTGTACTTTCTCGTGGTGTGAAAGTTTCCCACTTAAGTTATGTTGGGGATGCTGAAATAGGTGATCAAACAAATATTGGATGTGGATTTATTACTTGTAATTATGATGGGGCCAATAAGCACAAAACAGAAATTGGTGAAAATTGTTTTATTGGGTCAGATTCGCAAACTGTGGCACCTGTTAAAATAGGTGATAATTGCTTTGTTGCAAGTAGCTCAACGATTACCAATAATATGCCAGATGGAAGCTTTGCAATCTCTCGAACTAAGCAAAGCACTAAAGAAGGCATGGCAAAACGCTTTTTAAAGTCAAAATAA
- the lon gene encoding endopeptidase La: MVTNYEGDNIEFKNELPLLPIRDIVVYPFMILPLFVGRESSIQAVEHALNNTDRLILLASQKDITAEAPEPSEIYELGTVAMIMRMRKLPDGRIKILVQGLSKARIMSFDQTEPFFISKVSKVEDVAVDAGNVAVNALMRNIREQLEKVITLGKVLSPDILMVLEDIQDPGRLADLVASNLNLHVGEAQMILEVLDPIERLHKINDILSRELEILAMQQKIKHVAKDEINKSQKEYFLREQIKAIKNELGDESGAAPVEDEFQEFRNKINNSEMPEESEKEALKQLGRLEKMHPDSSESSILRSYLEWLTDLPWSESSEEIYDLDKAKAILDEDHMDLEKVKERILEYLAVRKLKGGKLKGPILCFSGPPGVGKTSLGKSIAKATGREFVRISLGGVKDEAEIRGHRRTYVGSMPGRFIQALKQAKTNNPVILLDEVDKLGGDFKGDPSSALLEVLDPEQNGAFRDHYLNIPFDLSNVMFIATSNVLDQIPGPLRDRMEVLNLSGYTQEEKVAISKKYLIPKQMNENGITDDHIEFTDEGVQSVIRNFTSEAGLRNLERRIGALCRKVATKIARGEGSKTQIIPKEVEKLLGPPLYTKEDEKECDEVGVATGLAWTAHGGEILYIESTKMKGKGLTLTGQLGDVMKESAQTAIGYIRSKADQFHVSEDAFDENEIHIHLPAGATPKDGPSAGITLATTIVSLLTDTPIDKSVAMTGEITLTGKVLPIGGLKEKALAAMRMNIKTVIIPWKNKKDLIDIPEEYRKKLNFVPVKTFDEVVEIALVGWKKKEAKPKLKKSKNSHPPIAA; encoded by the coding sequence ATGGTTACTAACTACGAGGGTGATAACATTGAGTTCAAAAATGAACTTCCCCTCTTACCGATCAGAGATATTGTTGTATATCCATTCATGATCCTTCCTCTATTTGTAGGCAGAGAGTCCTCAATACAAGCTGTCGAGCATGCTCTTAATAATACAGATCGATTAATTCTACTAGCAAGTCAAAAGGATATTACTGCAGAAGCTCCAGAGCCTTCAGAGATATATGAGCTTGGTACTGTTGCAATGATCATGAGGATGAGAAAACTACCTGATGGTAGAATAAAGATATTAGTGCAAGGCCTATCCAAAGCAAGAATTATGAGCTTTGATCAAACTGAGCCTTTCTTTATTTCTAAAGTTTCCAAGGTTGAGGACGTTGCTGTTGACGCTGGAAATGTTGCAGTAAATGCATTAATGAGAAATATCAGAGAACAATTAGAAAAAGTTATTACTCTAGGAAAAGTTCTCTCTCCAGATATTCTAATGGTACTTGAGGATATTCAAGACCCTGGAAGACTAGCTGATCTTGTTGCTTCTAACCTAAATCTCCATGTAGGTGAAGCTCAAATGATTCTTGAAGTACTTGATCCAATCGAAAGACTTCATAAAATAAATGATATTTTATCTAGGGAATTAGAAATCCTAGCGATGCAACAAAAGATTAAGCATGTTGCGAAAGATGAAATTAATAAATCACAAAAAGAGTACTTTCTTAGAGAGCAAATTAAAGCTATTAAGAATGAGCTTGGTGATGAATCAGGAGCTGCTCCCGTTGAGGATGAGTTCCAAGAGTTTAGAAATAAAATAAACAATAGCGAGATGCCTGAAGAGTCAGAAAAAGAAGCACTAAAGCAACTTGGAAGACTTGAGAAAATGCATCCAGATTCTTCAGAATCTAGCATTCTTAGATCATATCTAGAGTGGCTTACTGATCTTCCATGGTCTGAGAGTTCTGAAGAAATTTATGATCTTGATAAAGCCAAAGCAATTCTAGATGAAGACCATATGGATTTAGAGAAAGTAAAAGAAAGAATTCTAGAGTACTTAGCTGTTAGAAAACTTAAAGGTGGAAAGCTAAAAGGTCCAATCCTTTGTTTCTCAGGGCCACCAGGTGTTGGTAAAACATCGCTAGGTAAGTCTATTGCCAAGGCCACAGGAAGAGAGTTCGTAAGAATAAGTCTTGGTGGTGTAAAAGATGAAGCTGAAATTAGAGGACACAGAAGAACATATGTTGGTTCAATGCCAGGTAGGTTCATTCAGGCCCTTAAGCAAGCCAAAACAAATAATCCAGTTATACTTCTTGATGAAGTTGATAAACTTGGTGGCGATTTCAAGGGTGATCCTTCAAGTGCGTTACTAGAAGTATTAGATCCTGAACAAAATGGTGCGTTTAGAGATCACTACTTAAATATTCCATTTGATTTATCAAATGTAATGTTTATAGCAACATCAAATGTTCTTGATCAAATTCCAGGACCTCTTAGAGATAGAATGGAAGTGTTAAATTTATCAGGGTACACACAAGAAGAAAAAGTTGCAATTAGTAAGAAGTATCTTATTCCAAAACAAATGAATGAGAATGGTATTACTGACGATCATATCGAATTTACTGATGAGGGTGTCCAGTCAGTAATTAGAAACTTTACTTCAGAAGCAGGTCTAAGAAACCTCGAAAGAAGAATTGGTGCTCTCTGTAGAAAGGTAGCGACAAAAATCGCAAGAGGAGAAGGGTCAAAAACCCAAATTATTCCAAAAGAAGTTGAGAAGCTTCTAGGTCCTCCTCTTTATACAAAAGAAGATGAAAAAGAGTGTGATGAAGTTGGTGTTGCAACAGGTTTGGCCTGGACAGCACATGGTGGAGAAATCCTATACATTGAATCAACTAAGATGAAAGGAAAAGGTCTAACTCTTACCGGTCAACTTGGTGATGTTATGAAAGAATCTGCCCAGACAGCTATTGGTTACATTAGAAGTAAGGCCGATCAATTTCATGTAAGTGAAGATGCATTTGATGAAAATGAAATTCATATTCATCTACCTGCAGGCGCAACTCCTAAAGATGGACCAAGCGCAGGAATCACTTTAGCGACAACAATTGTATCTCTACTTACAGATACACCAATAGATAAGAGTGTCGCCATGACAGGTGAAATAACTCTTACCGGAAAAGTTCTTCCAATTGGAGGATTAAAAGAGAAGGCCCTTGCAGCAATGAGAATGAATATAAAAACTGTTATCATTCCATGGAAAAACAAGAAGGACCTGATCGATATTCCAGAAGAGTATCGCAAGAAACTTAACTTCGTTCCGGTTAAAACCTTTGATGAAGTTGTCGAAATAGCTTTAGTTGGCTGGAAAAAGAAAGAAGCTAAGCCAAAGCTAAAAAAGAGCAAGAATTCACATCCGCCAATAGCGGCATAA
- a CDS encoding aldehyde dehydrogenase family protein — protein MNLERIDEVVKNQRSLNQSKSNFSLKERLSLLDKLEKSLLKYEKEINEALYEDLRKCHFEAQISEFLFVLNELRSAKKHLKKWMKRKSVKTPLIYFPAKSYILSEPYGSVLIISPWNYPFQLLISPLIGALAAGNRVVVKPSEVSASTSKVISKIISETFDESTVYCVEGGVEETTRLLDNRFDYIFYTGNGHVARIIMEKASKNLTPLTLELGGKSPCFIFGAQKIDLVAKRIVSGKFFNAGQTCIAPDYILVEDKHYEELVNKLEKYILKFFGKNAQKSSSYGRIINERHFDRIVELIESEELLYGGESDKDDLYISPSIISAKKDSHIMKDEIFGPLLPIIKMQNLKEAIDFVSEGEKPLANYIFSEDKKIVEVILDRVSSGGVTINDTLMHIANENLPFGGVGESGMGAYHGKSSFDLFSHKKSVFASSSSFDPPFKYPPYFGKMRLLRWLLKFFG, from the coding sequence ATGAATTTAGAAAGAATCGATGAAGTAGTTAAAAATCAGCGCTCGCTGAATCAAAGTAAATCTAATTTTTCATTAAAAGAAAGACTCAGTTTATTAGATAAACTAGAAAAATCTTTATTAAAGTATGAGAAAGAAATAAATGAAGCTCTCTATGAAGACCTAAGAAAGTGTCACTTTGAAGCGCAGATTTCAGAGTTTCTTTTTGTGTTAAATGAATTGAGATCTGCTAAAAAACATTTAAAAAAATGGATGAAAAGAAAGTCCGTCAAAACTCCGCTAATTTACTTTCCTGCCAAGAGCTATATTCTCTCAGAGCCCTACGGAAGTGTATTGATTATTAGTCCTTGGAATTATCCCTTTCAGTTACTTATATCTCCGCTTATAGGAGCGCTAGCTGCTGGAAATAGAGTTGTTGTAAAACCTAGTGAGGTATCAGCGTCTACTTCCAAAGTTATTTCAAAAATAATTTCTGAAACTTTCGATGAAAGTACTGTCTATTGCGTTGAGGGTGGAGTTGAGGAGACGACTAGACTTCTAGATAATAGATTTGATTACATATTCTATACAGGTAATGGTCATGTTGCACGAATCATTATGGAAAAAGCTTCTAAGAACCTCACACCGTTAACTTTAGAGCTTGGAGGGAAAAGTCCTTGTTTTATTTTTGGAGCTCAGAAAATTGATCTTGTCGCTAAACGCATTGTCTCTGGAAAATTCTTTAATGCTGGTCAAACTTGTATTGCTCCAGATTATATTCTCGTTGAAGATAAGCATTATGAAGAACTTGTTAATAAATTAGAAAAATATATTCTAAAGTTCTTTGGCAAGAACGCTCAAAAAAGTTCTAGCTATGGAAGAATCATTAATGAGAGGCATTTTGACAGAATCGTTGAACTGATTGAGTCAGAAGAGCTTTTGTATGGTGGTGAAAGTGATAAAGATGACCTCTATATATCTCCATCTATTATAAGCGCAAAGAAAGATTCACATATTATGAAAGATGAAATCTTTGGTCCTCTACTGCCTATAATAAAAATGCAAAACTTAAAAGAGGCCATTGATTTTGTGAGTGAAGGAGAGAAGCCTCTGGCCAATTATATCTTTTCAGAAGATAAGAAAATAGTTGAAGTCATTTTAGATAGAGTTAGCTCGGGTGGAGTCACGATCAATGATACACTTATGCATATTGCTAATGAAAATCTACCCTTTGGGGGAGTTGGAGAAAGTGGAATGGGTGCTTATCACGGAAAGAGCTCGTTTGATCTCTTCTCTCATAAGAAGAGTGTATTTGCTTCTTCTAGCAGTTTTGACCCACCTTTTAAGTATCCACCATACTTTGGAAAGATGAGGCTTCTTAGGTGGCTGTTGAAGTTTTTTGGCTAG
- a CDS encoding ATP-dependent helicase, translated as MNLDGLNEAQREAVLKTEGPVMILAGAGSGKTKTLVTRIAYLLEEIHVSPFQVLALTFSNKAAREMRERISSMVQADIGALQITTFHSFCARILRTEANYLGLSKNFTIYDTSEQKAVVKAILGRHGISTKELSPFEILYYMDDLKNHGHYNGRDLSEADYEIDESHSFYTYYQQYEAELHKANAVDFGSLITGVIQLFEKFPEVLKRYQDRFKYLLVDEYQDTNRAQFDLVKMLSENNRNICVVGDEDQSIYSWRGADIRNILDFEEVFSDAKILKLEQNYRSSKNIIEAATCVIARNSQRKGKEMWTNNPHGEDIEVIECFNDKDEADYIAKEILKLSKNGSPFKEMAVFYRTNTQSRLIEDYLRKSNIPYRVVGGVKFYERKEIKDLLAYIRIVVNDKDSLALSRIINVPARGIGATSLRKLETEAVDKNCSLWDILDEVVTNPSDFKHIRLSAKVKSALNHLVTLINDVRTSSDSVAPSSLYERILHESGYYDFLKSSKDYESIARMENLEELGNAIVQFEQSNEGATLLNFLETITLDTTQESDNPENTGEVSLMTIHGAKGLEFHNVFLCGAEENVFPSYKSLENGDTAIEEERRLFYVAMTRAMEKLHITFAQGRMLFGQLRFNGPSRFINEIPEKFYQWKKPNGGTRKTGDSWDSGSSSWDDDFNQDSSYDDEPVYQTASIDKVIDAPKPKFPKGVKVIHSLYGAGTVLDSDGFGKEEKVSIKFSDGARKKFLVKFAPLVLA; from the coding sequence ATGAACTTAGATGGATTAAATGAAGCACAAAGAGAAGCAGTTTTAAAAACTGAAGGTCCTGTGATGATTCTAGCTGGAGCGGGATCAGGAAAGACTAAGACGCTTGTAACTAGGATTGCTTACCTGTTAGAAGAAATTCACGTTAGTCCGTTTCAAGTTTTGGCCTTAACTTTCTCTAATAAAGCTGCAAGGGAGATGAGAGAGAGAATCTCTAGCATGGTTCAGGCCGATATTGGGGCCTTACAGATAACAACCTTTCACTCATTTTGTGCAAGAATTTTGAGGACCGAAGCAAATTATCTTGGCCTTTCTAAAAATTTCACTATCTATGATACCTCAGAGCAAAAAGCGGTTGTTAAGGCAATCTTAGGTCGACATGGGATAAGTACAAAGGAATTATCTCCATTTGAAATCTTATATTATATGGATGATCTTAAAAACCACGGTCACTATAACGGAAGAGATTTATCTGAAGCTGACTACGAAATTGATGAAAGTCATTCTTTCTATACCTATTACCAACAATATGAGGCCGAGCTGCATAAAGCAAATGCAGTCGATTTTGGAAGCTTGATCACGGGGGTTATTCAACTTTTTGAAAAATTTCCAGAAGTTCTAAAGCGATATCAAGATAGATTTAAGTATCTTCTTGTTGATGAGTATCAAGATACAAACCGAGCACAGTTTGATCTCGTTAAAATGTTAAGTGAAAACAATAGAAATATCTGTGTAGTTGGAGATGAAGATCAATCAATTTATTCTTGGCGTGGCGCAGATATAAGAAATATTTTAGACTTTGAAGAAGTTTTCTCTGACGCAAAGATTTTAAAATTAGAACAAAACTATAGATCGAGTAAAAATATAATTGAAGCAGCGACTTGTGTAATCGCGAGAAACTCTCAGCGTAAAGGTAAGGAAATGTGGACTAATAATCCACATGGAGAAGATATAGAAGTTATCGAGTGTTTCAACGATAAAGATGAAGCAGATTATATAGCTAAAGAGATTTTAAAATTATCTAAGAATGGATCACCCTTTAAAGAGATGGCGGTCTTTTACAGAACAAATACTCAGTCGAGATTGATTGAAGATTATTTAAGAAAGTCTAATATACCTTATAGAGTTGTTGGCGGAGTAAAGTTTTACGAAAGAAAAGAAATAAAGGACCTTCTTGCCTATATTCGAATTGTAGTTAATGACAAAGACTCATTAGCACTTTCTAGGATCATTAATGTTCCTGCACGAGGAATAGGGGCGACATCCTTAAGAAAGCTAGAAACAGAAGCAGTAGATAAGAACTGCTCTTTGTGGGACATCTTAGATGAAGTTGTTACTAATCCATCTGACTTTAAACATATTAGACTTTCTGCAAAGGTTAAATCTGCATTAAATCACCTCGTAACTTTAATCAATGATGTGAGAACCTCAAGTGACTCTGTGGCCCCAAGCTCTTTATATGAAAGAATACTTCATGAATCAGGTTATTATGACTTTTTAAAATCTAGTAAGGACTATGAATCTATTGCAAGAATGGAGAACTTAGAAGAACTCGGAAATGCGATTGTTCAATTTGAGCAGTCTAATGAAGGAGCTACGTTACTCAACTTTTTAGAAACAATAACGTTAGATACTACACAAGAGTCTGATAACCCTGAAAATACTGGTGAAGTATCTCTGATGACTATTCATGGAGCCAAGGGACTAGAGTTTCATAATGTATTTCTTTGTGGTGCTGAGGAAAATGTTTTTCCTAGTTATAAAAGTTTAGAAAATGGTGATACTGCAATTGAAGAAGAAAGACGACTTTTCTATGTCGCTATGACAAGAGCAATGGAAAAGCTTCATATAACTTTTGCTCAAGGAAGAATGCTATTTGGGCAATTAAGGTTTAATGGACCGAGCCGTTTTATTAATGAAATTCCGGAGAAGTTCTATCAATGGAAAAAGCCTAATGGCGGAACTAGAAAGACTGGTGATTCTTGGGATTCCGGCAGTTCTTCTTGGGATGATGACTTTAATCAAGACAGTAGCTATGACGATGAGCCTGTTTATCAAACGGCTTCAATTGATAAGGTTATAGATGCTCCTAAGCCTAAGTTTCCAAAGGGTGTTAAGGTCATTCATTCTTTATACGGAGCTGGTACCGTTTTAGACTCTGATGGCTTTGGTAAAGAAGAGAAAGTTTCGATTAAGTTTTCTGATGGTGCGAGAAAGAAGTTTCTTGTAAAGTTTGCTCCTCTAGTCCTAGCTTAG
- the glmS gene encoding glutamine--fructose-6-phosphate transaminase (isomerizing), with the protein MCGIVGHLGPKNSVDIVLEGLKRLEYRGYDSAGVSFIDESDELQIYKKSGKLDNLKGVLEGKDFQARMCIGHTRWATHGEVNDTNSHPHMKDHISIVHNGIIENASELRKELSAGGYEFQSQTDSEVFLSLLVTELAKGSDFKAAMLKSFARVEGNSAFVVLNKDVKEIMSIKKGAPLVCGINEQNSEVFVSSDPYALAGMASKLYFPADNVLCHLSASNKNLLNFYGLDGKPTENYVSKLQDMTVGPTDKGGYEHFMLKEIHEQPELIRSLTQFYFQGEGLESLKKAGSFTPTKFHMTACGTAYYAGLLIRDFLESINKIPCSPELASEFRYRQPLLLKGEAGLFISQSGETADTLAAQELCTENGVNTLSIVNVDGSTLFRNCDNNLLIRAGMEIGVASTKAFTQQALTGRLLSFALSQKLGNESERVSLSARFSLLAERIDLLFGRIEEIKSIAESIYNLKGFFYTGRGRYFPVALEGALKLKEIAYVHAEGYAAGELKHGPIAMIDEEMVNVALVGPELFEKTVSNIQEIKARKGVILTIGPKNNPELEELSDYYFGLDFDGLDELSPLYVNIVNQLLAYYVAKFKGTDIDKPRNLAKSVTVE; encoded by the coding sequence ATGTGTGGAATCGTAGGTCACTTAGGACCAAAAAATTCAGTTGATATAGTTTTAGAAGGTTTGAAAAGACTCGAGTACAGAGGATATGATTCTGCAGGAGTTAGTTTTATAGATGAGAGTGATGAGCTTCAAATTTATAAAAAGAGTGGAAAGCTAGATAATTTAAAAGGTGTTCTTGAGGGAAAAGATTTCCAAGCAAGAATGTGTATTGGTCACACGAGATGGGCCACTCATGGTGAAGTCAACGATACAAACTCTCATCCTCATATGAAAGATCATATTTCTATTGTTCATAATGGAATAATTGAAAATGCGAGCGAACTAAGAAAAGAGTTGAGTGCTGGAGGCTATGAGTTTCAGTCTCAAACAGACTCTGAGGTTTTTCTATCTCTTCTAGTAACTGAGCTTGCTAAAGGTTCGGACTTTAAAGCTGCCATGTTGAAAAGTTTTGCTAGAGTTGAAGGTAATTCGGCCTTTGTTGTTTTAAATAAAGATGTAAAAGAAATTATGTCGATTAAAAAAGGTGCACCACTAGTATGTGGAATTAATGAACAGAACTCAGAAGTTTTTGTCTCTTCTGATCCATATGCTTTAGCTGGAATGGCTTCTAAGTTATACTTTCCGGCAGATAATGTTCTTTGTCACTTGAGTGCAAGTAATAAAAACCTTCTTAACTTCTATGGATTAGATGGTAAACCAACTGAGAACTATGTATCTAAGCTTCAAGATATGACAGTTGGTCCAACAGATAAAGGTGGTTATGAGCACTTTATGCTCAAGGAGATTCATGAACAGCCTGAGTTAATTAGATCTCTTACTCAGTTCTATTTCCAAGGTGAAGGCCTTGAGAGTTTAAAAAAGGCAGGTTCTTTTACTCCTACAAAGTTTCATATGACAGCATGTGGAACTGCTTATTATGCAGGACTTTTAATTAGAGACTTTTTAGAATCTATTAATAAGATTCCTTGCTCTCCTGAACTAGCAAGTGAGTTTAGATATAGACAACCTCTTTTACTAAAAGGTGAAGCGGGTCTATTTATTAGTCAGTCAGGTGAGACCGCTGACACGCTAGCAGCACAAGAGCTTTGTACAGAAAATGGTGTTAATACTCTATCGATTGTAAACGTCGATGGTTCAACACTATTTAGAAACTGCGACAATAATTTATTGATTAGAGCTGGAATGGAAATTGGAGTTGCAAGTACTAAAGCATTTACTCAGCAGGCATTGACTGGAAGATTGCTCTCATTCGCTCTTTCACAGAAATTAGGTAATGAAAGTGAAAGAGTTAGCTTATCGGCACGATTTTCATTATTAGCGGAAAGAATTGATTTATTATTTGGAAGAATAGAAGAAATCAAGTCTATTGCTGAATCAATATATAATTTAAAAGGCTTCTTTTATACAGGAAGAGGAAGGTATTTTCCTGTGGCGCTTGAGGGAGCCCTTAAGTTAAAGGAAATAGCGTATGTTCATGCAGAAGGTTATGCGGCAGGTGAACTAAAGCATGGTCCAATTGCAATGATTGATGAAGAAATGGTTAATGTCGCATTAGTTGGTCCTGAATTATTTGAAAAGACTGTTTCTAATATTCAAGAAATAAAAGCGAGAAAGGGTGTAATTCTAACGATAGGACCTAAGAATAATCCGGAATTAGAAGAATTGTCGGATTACTATTTTGGACTAGACTTTGACGGTCTTGATGAGCTTTCCCCTCTTTATGTAAATATTGTAAACCAGTTACTTGCTTACTATGTGGCTAAGTTCAAAGGGACTGATATTGATAAACCAAGAAATTTAGCGAAATCTGTAACCGTAGAGTAG
- a CDS encoding response regulator yields the protein MSNIRNEDLKIVVVDDSDFSRNSLITILEKNGFNVVGQASSANDAVPLLVTGANVFLVDIVMPEVSGLELAKMLTENGKDIKIIMMSSLNMESIIIESISNGAIDFLTKPFGEQDLIRSLEKIEIEMEKDN from the coding sequence ATGAGCAATATAAGAAATGAAGATTTAAAAATCGTCGTTGTCGATGATTCTGACTTTTCAAGAAACTCCTTAATCACAATACTTGAGAAAAATGGTTTCAACGTTGTTGGACAAGCAAGCAGTGCTAACGACGCTGTTCCTCTACTTGTAACAGGAGCGAATGTCTTTTTAGTAGATATTGTAATGCCTGAAGTTAGTGGACTCGAGCTGGCAAAGATGCTGACAGAGAATGGTAAAGATATAAAGATTATTATGATGTCATCATTAAATATGGAAAGTATCATAATTGAATCAATATCCAATGGTGCAATCGATTTCTTAACTAAACCATTTGGCGAACAAGACCTCATTAGATCACTAGAAAAGATTGAAATAGAAATGGAAAAGGATAATTAG